The Cololabis saira isolate AMF1-May2022 chromosome 20, fColSai1.1, whole genome shotgun sequence genome includes a window with the following:
- the LOC133420068 gene encoding alpha-2 adrenergic receptor-like, with product MDPLNASGMDAFTVIHLNSSWSSDSGYSFAAIASIAALVSFLILFTVVGNILVVIAVLTSRALKAPQNLFLVSLATADILVATLVMPFSLANELMGYWYFGKVWCGIYLALDVLFCTSSIVHLCAISLDRYWSVTQAVEYNLKRTPKRIKGIILIVWLVSAFISSPPLISIDSNKDSSSQPQCELNDDTWYILSSSTASFFAPCLIMILVYIRIYQVAKTRTRTMSGKKNRPDSFTHTENGLSKASPPFPGERENGHWPGQCPPGTPSQHAVAKGHQTDADMEDSSSSEGKGHKPHHQDSQRAKKASQKKSSLSKHSTRLSRASSKSMDLFASRRKRRRSSLARKKVSQAREKRFTFVLAVVMGVFVVCWFPFFFSYSLYGVCRESCKIPDPLFKFFFWIGYCNSSLNPAIYTIFNRDFRHAFQKILCKSWKKSS from the coding sequence ATGGATCCACTGAACGCCAGCGGGATGGACGCGTTCACGGTGATCCATCTCAATTCCTCCTGGAGCTCGGACAGTGGATATTCTTTCGCGGCGATTGCCAGCATTGCTGCACTCGTAAGTTTCCTAATTCTTTTCACCGTGGTTGGGAATATTTTGGTGGTGATTGCTGTGTTAACGAGCAGAGCGCTGAAAGCGCCCCAGAACCTTTTTTTGGTGTCTCTGGCCACGGCGGACATCCTGGTGGCCACTTTGGTGATGCCCTTTTCTCTGGCGAATGAACTCATGGGCTACTGGTACTTTGGGAAGGTTTGGTGCGGTATTTATTTGGCTTTGGATGTTTTGTTTTGCACTTCCTCCATCGTGCATCTGTGCGCAATCAGCCTGGACCGGTACTGGTCCGTTACGCAGGCTGTAGAGTACAACCTGAAGCGGACTCCCAAGCGCATCAAGGGCATCATCCTCATTGTGTGGCTTGTGTCTGCGTtcatctcctcccctcctcttaTATCTATAGACAGCAACAAGGACTCCAGCTCCCAGCCTCAGTGCGAGCTCAATGATGACACTTGGTACATTCTTTCCTCCAGCACCGCATCTTTCTTCGCCCCCTGCTTGATAATGATCCTGGTGTACATCAGGATATACCAGGTGGCCaaaactagaaccagaaccatgtcggggaaaaaaaacagacctGATAGTTTTACACACACTGAAAACGGGCTGAGCAAAGCGTCCCCTCCTTTCCCCGGGGAGAGGGAGAACGGTCACTGGCCCGGTCAGTGCCCGCCTGGCACGCCCAGCCAGCACGCAGTAGCCAAAGGCCACCAGACTGACGCCGACATGGAGGACAGCTCCTCCTCAGAGGGCAAAGGCCACAAGCCCCATCACCAGGACTCCCAGAGAGCAAAGAAGGCCAGCCAAAAGAAAAGCTCCCTTTCCAAACACTCCACTCGCCTCTCCAGGGCCAGCAGCAAGTCCATGGATCTCTTCGCCTCCAGGAGGAAGCGTCGCCGGAGCTCCCTGGCCAGAAAAAAGGTCTCTCAAGCGAGAGAGAAGAGGTTTACGTTCGTCCTGGCCGTCGTCATGGGGGTGTTTGTCGTGTGTTGGTTTCCCTTCTTCTTTAGCTACAGTCTGTACGGGGTGTGCAGGGAGTCCTGTAAGATCCCAGACCCGCTCTTCAAGTTCTTCTTTTGGATTGGCTACTGCAACAGCTCCCTCAACCCGGCCATTTACACCATTTTCAACCGGGATTTCAGACACGCCTTCCAGAAGATCCTTTGCAAGTCCTGGAAAAAGTCCTCCTAA